One window of Burkholderia thailandensis E264 genomic DNA carries:
- a CDS encoding AAA family ATPase, giving the protein MRFEGSSHYVATDDLKLAVNAALTLERPLLIKGEPGTGKTMLAEEVAAALGMPLLQWHIKSTTKAQQGLYEYDAVSRLRDSQLGDERVKDIANYIVKGVLWQAFEAERPSVLLIDEIDKADIEFPNDLLRELDRMEFHVYETRETVRARHRPLVIITSNNEKELPDAFLRRCFFHYIQFPDPSTMQKIVEVHYPGIKQDLLRAALESFFGLRDVSGLKKKPSTSELLDWLKLLLAEDIPPDALRSKDQKQIVPPLAGALLKNEQDVSLFERLVYMNRHNR; this is encoded by the coding sequence ATGCGTTTCGAAGGTTCCTCGCACTACGTCGCGACTGACGATCTGAAGCTTGCCGTCAACGCCGCGCTCACGCTCGAGCGCCCGCTCCTCATCAAGGGCGAGCCCGGCACGGGCAAGACCATGCTCGCCGAGGAAGTCGCGGCGGCGCTCGGCATGCCGCTCCTCCAGTGGCACATCAAATCGACGACGAAGGCGCAGCAGGGCCTTTACGAATACGACGCGGTGTCGCGCCTGCGCGATTCGCAGCTCGGCGACGAGCGCGTGAAGGACATCGCGAACTACATCGTGAAGGGCGTGCTGTGGCAGGCGTTCGAGGCCGAGCGCCCGAGCGTGCTGCTCATCGACGAGATCGACAAGGCCGACATCGAATTCCCGAACGACCTGCTGCGCGAGCTCGACCGGATGGAGTTCCACGTGTACGAGACGCGCGAGACCGTGCGCGCGCGGCACCGCCCGCTCGTCATCATCACGTCGAACAACGAGAAGGAACTGCCCGACGCGTTCCTGCGCCGCTGCTTCTTCCACTACATCCAGTTTCCCGATCCGTCGACGATGCAGAAGATCGTCGAGGTTCACTATCCGGGCATCAAGCAGGACCTGCTGCGCGCGGCGCTGGAGAGTTTCTTCGGGCTGCGCGATGTGTCGGGGCTGAAGAAGAAGCCGTCGACGTCCGAGCTGCTCGACTGGCTGAAGCTGCTGCTCGCGGAGGACATCCCGCCCGACGCGCTGCGCTCGAAGGACCAGAAGCAGATCGTGCCGCCGCTCGCGGGCGCGCTGCTCAAGAACGAGCAGGACGTGAGCCTGTTCGAGCGGCTCGTCTACATGAACCGCCACAACCGCTAG
- the rsxB gene encoding electron transport complex subunit RsxB, translated as MTDSKTLADRIEDLLPQTQCTKCGYEGCRPYAEAIAAGTAGYDQCPPGGAEGVVRLATLLGKPVIPLNPEHGVERPRPVALIDEQLCIGCTLCMQACPVDAIVGAPKQMHTIVAELCTGCDLCVPPCPVDCIAMIPVTGEQTGWDAWSQQQADAARARHDARLARQKREREAAEARAAARRAASAAAAAPAPTAAASAAPAADDPEAKKRAIIAAALERARKKKEELAAQGAGPKNTEGVSAAVQAQIDAAEARRRRLAGQRDREDDARPASDTSPTPKTEP; from the coding sequence GTGACCGATTCCAAGACCCTCGCGGATCGCATCGAAGATCTGCTTCCCCAGACGCAATGCACGAAGTGCGGCTACGAAGGCTGTCGTCCGTACGCGGAAGCGATCGCCGCCGGCACCGCAGGCTACGATCAGTGCCCGCCGGGCGGCGCCGAAGGCGTCGTCCGGCTCGCGACGCTGCTCGGCAAGCCCGTGATCCCGCTCAATCCGGAGCACGGCGTCGAACGCCCGCGCCCCGTCGCGCTCATCGACGAGCAGCTTTGCATCGGCTGCACACTGTGCATGCAGGCGTGCCCCGTCGACGCGATCGTCGGGGCGCCGAAGCAAATGCACACGATCGTCGCCGAGCTCTGCACCGGCTGCGACCTGTGCGTGCCGCCGTGCCCCGTCGACTGCATCGCGATGATACCTGTGACGGGCGAGCAGACAGGCTGGGACGCGTGGTCGCAACAGCAGGCCGACGCCGCGCGCGCGCGGCACGATGCGCGCCTCGCGCGCCAGAAGCGCGAACGCGAGGCGGCCGAGGCGCGGGCGGCGGCGCGCCGCGCCGCAAGCGCCGCCGCGGCCGCCCCTGCGCCCACCGCAGCCGCCTCCGCGGCGCCGGCCGCCGACGATCCGGAAGCGAAGAAGCGCGCGATCATTGCCGCCGCGCTCGAACGCGCGCGCAAGAAGAAGGAAGAACTCGCCGCACAGGGCGCGGGGCCGAAGAACACCGAAGGCGTGAGCGCCGCGGTGCAGGCGCAGATCGATGCGGCCGAAGCGCGGCGGCGCCGTCTCGCCGGGCAGCGCGATCGCGAAGACGATGCGCGCCCCGCGAGCGACACGTCGCCGACCCCGAAAACGGAACCGTGA
- a CDS encoding lactonase family protein — translation MKGFALALPLFGNPAFAQDASAGPAGGVYNLLVGTYTGSGSDGIYVYRFDTDSGRATPVSSAKTENPSYLVASRDGRHVYAVNELPGDAGPASVRGGVSAFDFDAKTGALKFVNRVSSEGNDPCYLSLSPDGRYLVAANYSVASDPGGSFSVFPVEATGALGAAVLNVHHEGSGPVKGRQDGAHVHSTVFSPDGKYLFVQDLGVDKLYSYRYTPDGSRGLIGPTESRYTLVKAGSGPRHLVFSANGRFAYVTSELNASVDVYRYDDGRLAHVETVPMTAPGFAGKVGGGALHLSPDGRFLYATNRGDANDIVIYAVNAADGKLKLVGRQSSLGKTPREFAIDPSGKWLIVGNQDSDSVFVFRRDVASGRLEPNPAQIKIDKPVDFKFVPVQ, via the coding sequence ATGAAAGGTTTCGCGCTCGCGCTGCCGCTTTTCGGCAATCCCGCATTCGCGCAGGACGCAAGCGCCGGCCCCGCGGGCGGCGTGTACAACCTGCTCGTCGGCACCTACACGGGCTCGGGCAGCGACGGCATCTACGTGTATCGCTTCGATACCGACTCGGGCCGCGCGACGCCCGTGTCGTCGGCGAAGACCGAGAACCCGTCGTACCTCGTCGCGAGCCGCGACGGCCGCCACGTGTACGCGGTCAACGAGCTGCCGGGCGACGCCGGCCCCGCGAGCGTGCGCGGCGGCGTCAGCGCGTTCGACTTCGACGCGAAGACGGGCGCGCTCAAATTCGTCAACCGCGTGTCGTCGGAAGGCAACGACCCGTGCTATCTGAGCCTGTCGCCGGACGGACGATATCTCGTCGCGGCGAACTATTCGGTCGCGTCCGATCCGGGCGGCAGCTTCTCGGTGTTTCCGGTCGAGGCGACGGGCGCGCTCGGCGCCGCGGTGCTGAACGTGCATCACGAGGGCTCGGGCCCTGTGAAGGGGCGGCAGGACGGCGCGCACGTCCACTCGACCGTGTTCTCGCCGGACGGCAAGTACCTGTTCGTGCAGGACCTCGGCGTGGACAAGCTCTACTCGTACCGCTACACCCCGGACGGCAGCCGCGGCCTCATCGGCCCGACCGAGTCGCGCTACACGCTCGTGAAGGCGGGCTCGGGCCCGCGCCATCTGGTGTTCAGCGCGAACGGGCGGTTCGCGTACGTGACCAGCGAGCTGAACGCGTCGGTCGATGTGTATCGCTATGACGACGGCCGGCTCGCGCATGTCGAGACCGTGCCGATGACGGCGCCGGGATTCGCGGGCAAGGTGGGCGGCGGCGCGCTGCATTTGTCGCCGGACGGACGCTTTCTGTACGCGACCAATCGCGGCGACGCGAACGACATCGTGATCTACGCGGTGAACGCGGCCGACGGCAAGCTCAAGCTCGTCGGCCGGCAGTCGAGCCTGGGCAAGACGCCGCGCGAGTTCGCGATCGATCCGAGCGGCAAGTGGCTCATCGTCGGCAACCAGGATAGCGACAGCGTGTTCGTGTTCCGGCGCGATGTCGCGAGCGGCCGCCTCGAGCCGAATCCGGCGCAGATCAAGATCGACAAGCCGGTCGATTTCAAGTTCGTGCCGGTGCAGTAA
- a CDS encoding c-type cytochrome, producing the protein MKKPQTALKTAAALALAAGFAIGTAHAADVAKGKELVESHNCAACHGAKLDNPINAEYPRLAGQHADYLVWAMRQYQMGLTNPLLGRNNAIMQAQVQSLSVADMKDIAAYLESLQGSLVFKK; encoded by the coding sequence ATGAAGAAGCCTCAGACGGCACTCAAGACGGCGGCGGCGCTCGCGCTCGCAGCCGGCTTCGCGATCGGCACCGCGCATGCGGCGGACGTCGCGAAGGGCAAGGAACTCGTCGAGTCGCACAACTGCGCGGCCTGCCACGGCGCGAAGCTCGACAATCCGATCAACGCCGAATATCCGCGCCTCGCGGGGCAGCACGCCGACTATCTGGTCTGGGCGATGCGCCAGTATCAGATGGGCCTGACGAATCCGCTCCTCGGCCGCAACAACGCGATCATGCAGGCGCAGGTGCAGAGCCTGTCCGTCGCCGACATGAAGGACATCGCCGCGTACCTCGAATCGCTGCAAGGCAGCCTCGTGTTCAAGAAGTAA
- a CDS encoding DUF1841 family protein: MHHRFVAPSRRRAFGSPAAGGVKYALAGRSGPSNALPYIMFNPSRDDVRRFFIDTWRKQRSGEILTPLEAMAADWIVEHPEYHAELEDAERSATHDYTPDEGRTNPFLHLSMHLAISEQLSIDQPPGIRAAHEKLAARCDSAHDAQHAIMACLGETIWEAQRTNTPPDSDAYLQRILQRASRG, from the coding sequence TTGCATCACCGCTTCGTTGCGCCATCGCGTCGGCGCGCTTTCGGCAGCCCTGCCGCGGGCGGCGTAAAATACGCGCTCGCGGGCCGCAGCGGCCCGTCAAACGCCCTGCCTTACATCATGTTCAATCCGAGCCGCGACGACGTGCGTCGCTTCTTCATCGACACCTGGCGCAAGCAGCGCTCGGGCGAGATTCTCACGCCGCTCGAAGCAATGGCCGCCGACTGGATCGTCGAGCATCCCGAATATCACGCGGAACTCGAGGACGCCGAGCGCTCAGCCACGCACGACTACACGCCCGACGAAGGGCGCACGAATCCGTTCCTCCATCTTTCGATGCATCTCGCGATCAGCGAGCAATTGTCGATCGACCAGCCGCCCGGCATCCGCGCCGCGCACGAGAAACTGGCCGCCCGCTGCGATTCGGCGCACGACGCGCAGCACGCGATCATGGCGTGTCTCGGCGAAACGATCTGGGAAGCGCAGCGCACGAACACGCCGCCCGATTCCGACGCCTATCTGCAGCGAATCCTCCAACGCGCGTCGCGCGGCTGA
- a CDS encoding DMT family transporter, which produces MAFAAETSCAARRGALYVALSAAAFGAMAIFGRYAYAGGADVLGLLIVRFSIAGALLVAVARRRRVRWPRGRALAAIIGMGALGYVGQSLCYFSALQHAQASLVALLLYLYPAFVTLLAAWWLGERLTRAKAVALALCVAGSALMVGGGRGEPLGIALALGAAVVYSLYIVVGAKAARGVDPLATVAIICCAAAATLVVLALARATVFDAPPHWPRAASGWAALVAIALVSTVAAMLAFFAGLARLGAARTSMLSTLEPVVTVALAAALFGETLTPLQWMGGVAILVAVLWLVRAGSSSDRAEPTTIASA; this is translated from the coding sequence ATGGCTTTCGCCGCCGAAACCTCTTGTGCCGCACGACGCGGCGCGCTGTACGTCGCGTTGTCGGCAGCCGCGTTCGGCGCGATGGCGATCTTCGGCCGTTACGCCTACGCGGGCGGCGCCGACGTGCTCGGCCTTTTGATCGTCCGCTTCTCGATCGCGGGCGCGCTGCTCGTCGCCGTCGCGCGGCGGCGGCGCGTGCGCTGGCCGCGCGGCCGCGCGCTCGCCGCGATCATCGGCATGGGCGCGCTCGGCTACGTCGGCCAGTCGCTGTGCTATTTCAGTGCGCTGCAACATGCGCAGGCGAGCCTCGTCGCGCTGCTGCTCTATCTGTATCCGGCGTTCGTCACGCTGCTCGCCGCCTGGTGGCTCGGCGAGCGGCTCACGCGCGCGAAGGCGGTCGCGCTCGCGCTGTGCGTCGCAGGATCGGCGCTAATGGTGGGCGGCGGCCGCGGCGAGCCGCTCGGCATCGCGCTCGCGCTCGGCGCGGCGGTCGTCTATTCGCTGTACATCGTCGTCGGCGCGAAGGCGGCGCGCGGCGTCGATCCGCTCGCGACCGTCGCGATCATTTGTTGCGCCGCGGCCGCGACGCTCGTCGTGCTCGCACTCGCACGCGCGACGGTGTTCGATGCGCCTCCGCATTGGCCGCGCGCGGCGTCGGGCTGGGCCGCGCTCGTCGCGATCGCGCTCGTGTCGACCGTCGCCGCCATGCTCGCGTTCTTCGCCGGTCTCGCGCGGCTTGGCGCGGCGCGCACGTCGATGCTGTCGACACTGGAGCCCGTCGTGACGGTGGCGCTTGCCGCCGCGTTGTTCGGCGAGACGCTGACGCCGCTGCAATGGATGGGCGGCGTCGCGATCCTCGTGGCGGTGCTGTGGCTCGTGCGCGCGGGCAGTTCGTCCGACCGCGCGGAGCCGACGACGATCGCGAGCGCGTAA
- the bspR gene encoding T3SS transcriptional regulator BspR, translating to MNQPKIKRDPEGTRRRILLAAAEEFATGGLFGARVDQIARRAETNERMLYYYFGSKELLFTAVLEYAFSALMEAERTIDLDGVAPVEAITRLAHFVWDYYRDHPDLLRLLNNENLHEARYLQKSTRIREMISPIVKTLDGVLERGQKAGLFRTDIDPLRFYVTLSGLGYYMVSNRFTLAAIFGRDFSVQQERAEMIKMNTELLLAFLLRR from the coding sequence ATGAATCAGCCAAAAATCAAAAGAGACCCAGAGGGAACCCGGCGCCGGATCCTGCTCGCGGCGGCCGAAGAGTTCGCGACAGGGGGGCTGTTCGGTGCGCGAGTCGATCAGATCGCGCGCCGCGCCGAAACCAACGAGCGCATGCTCTATTACTACTTCGGCAGCAAGGAGCTGTTGTTCACCGCAGTGCTCGAATATGCGTTTTCCGCGTTGATGGAGGCCGAGCGGACGATCGACCTGGACGGCGTCGCGCCCGTCGAGGCGATCACGCGGCTCGCGCATTTCGTGTGGGACTATTACCGCGATCATCCCGATCTGCTGCGCCTGCTCAACAACGAGAACCTGCACGAGGCGCGCTATTTGCAGAAATCGACGCGCATCCGCGAGATGATCTCGCCGATCGTCAAGACGCTCGACGGCGTGCTCGAGCGCGGTCAGAAGGCGGGGCTCTTTCGCACCGACATCGATCCGCTGCGGTTCTACGTGACGTTATCGGGGCTCGGCTACTACATGGTGTCGAACCGCTTCACGCTCGCCGCGATATTCGGGCGCGATTTCAGCGTGCAGCAGGAGCGTGCCGAGATGATCAAGATGAACACCGAGTTGCTGCTGGCGTTTCTGTTGAGGCGCTGA
- a CDS encoding c-type cytochrome, with translation MNKFGKHVVVAAALAALAAGAQAAGVVGSAKDGASKAAMCIGCHGIDGYRVAYPEVYRVPLLGGQNQVYLENALKAYRKKDRHFPSMNAIAESLTDQDIADLASYYAAQKPDSKNNPYK, from the coding sequence ATGAATAAATTCGGCAAACATGTCGTTGTCGCTGCAGCGCTCGCGGCGCTCGCCGCCGGCGCGCAGGCGGCCGGTGTGGTCGGCAGCGCGAAGGACGGGGCGAGCAAGGCCGCGATGTGCATCGGCTGTCACGGCATCGACGGCTACCGCGTGGCCTACCCGGAGGTCTACCGGGTGCCGCTCCTCGGCGGCCAGAACCAGGTTTATCTCGAGAATGCGCTGAAGGCCTACCGGAAGAAGGATCGCCATTTCCCGTCGATGAACGCGATCGCCGAATCGCTGACGGATCAGGACATCGCCGATCTCGCGTCCTACTACGCCGCGCAAAAGCCCGATTCGAAGAACAATCCCTACAAGTAA
- the nth gene encoding endonuclease III, translated as MNANKRRAIFETLQSLNPHPTTELEYTTPFELLIAVMLSAQATDVSVNKAMRKMFPVANTPKKIVALGEEGVADYIKTIGLFRTKAKNVVAASKLLLERYDGEVPADREALESLPGVGRKTANVVLNTAFGQPTIAVDTHIFRVANRTGLAPGKDVRAVEAALEKFTPKEFLHDAHHWLILHGRYVCKARKPECWHCAIEPLCEYKPKTPAPMQ; from the coding sequence ATGAACGCCAACAAACGACGCGCGATCTTCGAAACGCTGCAAAGCCTCAATCCACATCCGACGACCGAGCTCGAATACACGACGCCGTTCGAACTGCTGATCGCGGTGATGTTGTCCGCGCAGGCAACCGACGTGTCGGTCAACAAGGCGATGCGCAAGATGTTCCCGGTGGCGAACACGCCGAAGAAGATCGTCGCGCTCGGCGAGGAAGGCGTCGCCGATTACATCAAGACGATTGGCCTCTTTCGGACGAAGGCGAAGAACGTCGTCGCGGCAAGCAAGCTCCTGCTCGAACGTTACGACGGCGAAGTGCCCGCCGATCGTGAAGCGCTCGAGAGCCTGCCGGGTGTCGGCCGCAAGACCGCGAACGTCGTGCTGAACACCGCATTCGGTCAGCCGACGATCGCCGTCGACACGCATATCTTCCGCGTCGCGAACCGCACGGGACTCGCGCCCGGCAAGGATGTGCGCGCGGTCGAAGCGGCGCTCGAGAAGTTCACGCCGAAGGAGTTCCTGCACGATGCGCATCATTGGCTGATCCTGCACGGACGCTACGTGTGCAAGGCGCGCAAACCCGAGTGCTGGCACTGCGCGATCGAGCCGCTTTGCGAGTACAAGCCGAAGACGCCCGCGCCCATGCAGTGA
- a CDS encoding glycoside hydrolase family 15 protein, which produces MPALIEDYALVGDGHTAALISRDGSVDWLCWPRFDSGACFAALVGTPENGRWLVAPADDVRVSATSRRYRGDTLILETDYESDEGAVTVIDFMPPGSGWSELVRIVVGRRGEMKMQMQLVLRFDYGFSVPWVTRLPREAGVKAIAGPDTVVLRTPVQLSGENLHTVAEFTVKAQERVPFSLSYAPSHLRLPPAREPLSMLARTENYWLEWSARCPVRGRYAAAVRRSLITLKALAYEPTGGIVAAPTTSLPEQLGGTRNWDYRYCWLRDATITLLALMRGGYYDEARAWRAWLGRVMAGSPEQIQIMYGIAGERRLPEMELDWLPGYHDSRPVRIGNNAANQLQLDVFGEVMSALHVARVGGLQADDTVWSVQTTLLAHLEKIWREPDEGIWETRGGRRHFTFSKVMAWVAFERAIKSAEMFRLPAPLERWRAVRDEIHADVCANGWNPRMRAFTQSYGSDALDASVLMLPLVGFLPPTDSRIADTVDAIERNLMHDGLVLRYHTSEYDDGLPPGEGTFLACSFWLVDNLALLGRIDDAHALFRRLLSLTNDLGLLAEEYDPAARRQVGNFPQAFSHVGLVHTAFNLMHHEEEMLRAAGQPTAADAVAGR; this is translated from the coding sequence ATGCCCGCCCTCATCGAAGACTACGCCCTCGTCGGCGACGGCCACACGGCCGCGCTGATCTCCCGCGACGGCTCGGTCGACTGGCTGTGCTGGCCCCGTTTCGATTCCGGCGCGTGCTTCGCGGCGCTCGTCGGCACCCCGGAGAACGGCCGCTGGCTCGTCGCGCCCGCCGACGACGTGCGCGTGAGCGCGACGTCGCGCCGCTACCGCGGCGACACGCTGATCCTCGAAACCGACTACGAGAGCGACGAAGGCGCCGTCACCGTGATCGATTTCATGCCGCCGGGCAGCGGCTGGTCGGAGCTCGTGCGGATCGTCGTCGGCCGGCGCGGCGAGATGAAGATGCAGATGCAGCTCGTGTTGCGTTTCGACTATGGCTTCTCGGTGCCGTGGGTCACGCGGCTGCCGCGCGAGGCGGGCGTGAAGGCGATCGCCGGCCCGGACACGGTCGTGCTGCGCACGCCCGTGCAGCTGTCGGGCGAGAACCTGCATACGGTGGCCGAATTCACGGTGAAGGCGCAGGAGCGCGTGCCGTTCTCGCTGTCCTACGCACCGTCGCACCTGAGGCTGCCGCCCGCGCGCGAGCCGCTGTCGATGCTCGCGCGCACCGAAAACTACTGGCTCGAATGGTCGGCGCGGTGCCCGGTGCGCGGCCGCTACGCGGCCGCCGTGCGCCGCTCGCTGATCACGCTGAAGGCGCTCGCGTACGAGCCGACGGGCGGCATCGTCGCCGCGCCGACGACGTCGCTGCCCGAGCAGTTGGGCGGCACCCGCAACTGGGACTACCGCTACTGCTGGCTGCGCGACGCGACGATCACGCTGCTCGCATTGATGCGCGGCGGCTACTACGACGAGGCGCGCGCGTGGCGCGCGTGGCTCGGCCGCGTGATGGCCGGCTCGCCGGAGCAGATCCAGATCATGTACGGAATCGCCGGCGAGCGGCGCCTGCCCGAAATGGAGCTCGACTGGCTGCCGGGCTATCACGATTCGCGCCCGGTGCGCATCGGCAACAACGCGGCCAACCAGTTGCAGCTCGACGTGTTCGGCGAAGTGATGTCCGCGCTGCATGTCGCGCGCGTCGGCGGCCTGCAGGCGGACGACACGGTCTGGTCGGTCCAGACGACGCTGCTCGCGCACCTCGAGAAGATCTGGCGCGAGCCGGACGAAGGCATCTGGGAAACGCGCGGCGGCCGCCGGCATTTCACGTTCTCGAAGGTGATGGCGTGGGTCGCGTTCGAGCGCGCGATCAAGTCGGCCGAGATGTTCCGGCTGCCCGCGCCGCTCGAGCGCTGGCGCGCGGTGCGCGACGAGATCCACGCGGACGTCTGCGCGAACGGGTGGAATCCGCGCATGCGCGCGTTCACGCAAAGCTACGGCAGCGACGCGCTCGACGCGAGCGTGCTGATGCTGCCGCTCGTCGGCTTCCTGCCGCCCACCGATTCGCGCATCGCGGACACGGTCGACGCGATCGAGCGCAACCTGATGCACGACGGCCTCGTGCTGCGCTACCACACGTCCGAATACGACGACGGCCTGCCGCCCGGCGAAGGCACGTTTCTCGCGTGCAGCTTCTGGCTCGTCGACAATCTCGCGCTCCTCGGCCGCATCGACGACGCGCACGCGCTCTTTCGCCGCCTGCTGTCGCTCACGAACGACCTCGGCCTGCTCGCCGAGGAATACGATCCCGCGGCGCGCCGCCAGGTAGGGAATTTCCCTCAGGCGTTCTCGCACGTCGGGCTCGTGCACACGGCGTTCAACCTGATGCATCACGAAGAGGAAATGCTGCGCGCGGCCGGCCAGCCTACGGCGGCGGACGCGGTCGCCGGACGCTAG
- a CDS encoding polyhydroxyalkanoate depolymerase, whose protein sequence is MLYQFHEFQRAMLSPLTAWAQAASKSFANPSSPLSLVPGATRLAAGYELLYRLGKDYEKPEFGIHQIVKDGHNIPIVEQTIIEKPFCRLLRFKRYADDSGAVGQLKDEPVVLVCAPLSGHHATLLRDTVRTLLQDHKVYITDWIDARMVPAEVGPFHLDDYVDYIQEFIRHIGARNLHVISVCQPTVPVLAAISLMASRGEDTPLTMTMMGGPIDARKSPTSVNSLATNRSHSWFENNVIHTVPANYPGEGRKVYPGFLQHTGFVAMNPERHAQSHWDFYQSLLRGDEEDAEAHRRFYDEYNAVLDMAAEYYLDTIRIVFQEFRLAEGTWDIHGERVKPADIHSTALMTIEGELDDISGSGQTHVAHELCTGIPQAHRRSLTAEKCGHYGIFSGRRWRTIIYPQLRDFIREHASQPKKPAPQAGPTPTSPSTPRQSTSGRETASAAPAKAAALRLTSAKRPAAKTRAAKPAAAKRAATKVASARARKVA, encoded by the coding sequence ATGCTTTACCAATTTCACGAATTCCAGCGGGCGATGCTGAGCCCGCTGACCGCCTGGGCGCAAGCCGCATCCAAATCGTTCGCGAACCCGTCGAGCCCTCTTTCGCTCGTGCCGGGCGCGACGCGCCTCGCGGCGGGCTACGAATTGCTGTACCGGCTCGGCAAGGATTACGAGAAGCCCGAGTTCGGGATTCACCAGATCGTCAAGGACGGGCACAACATTCCGATCGTCGAGCAGACGATCATCGAGAAGCCGTTCTGCCGGCTGCTGCGCTTCAAGCGCTACGCGGACGATTCGGGCGCCGTCGGGCAACTGAAGGACGAGCCCGTCGTGCTCGTGTGCGCGCCGCTGTCGGGCCACCACGCCACGCTCTTGCGCGACACGGTCCGCACGCTGCTGCAGGACCACAAGGTCTACATCACCGACTGGATCGACGCGCGAATGGTGCCGGCCGAAGTCGGCCCGTTCCACCTCGACGACTACGTCGACTACATCCAGGAATTCATCCGCCATATCGGCGCGCGCAACCTGCACGTGATCTCGGTATGCCAGCCGACCGTGCCCGTGCTCGCGGCGATCTCGCTGATGGCGAGCCGCGGCGAGGACACGCCGCTCACGATGACGATGATGGGCGGGCCGATCGACGCGCGCAAGAGCCCGACGTCGGTGAATTCGCTCGCGACGAACCGCTCGCATTCGTGGTTCGAGAACAACGTGATCCACACGGTGCCGGCGAACTATCCGGGCGAAGGCCGCAAAGTCTATCCGGGCTTCCTGCAGCACACGGGCTTCGTCGCGATGAATCCGGAGCGCCACGCGCAGTCTCACTGGGACTTCTATCAGAGCCTGTTGCGCGGCGACGAGGAAGACGCCGAGGCGCACCGCCGCTTCTACGACGAATACAACGCGGTGCTCGACATGGCGGCCGAATACTATCTGGACACGATCCGCATCGTGTTCCAGGAGTTCCGCCTCGCCGAAGGCACGTGGGACATCCACGGCGAGCGCGTGAAGCCGGCCGACATCCATTCGACCGCGCTGATGACGATCGAAGGCGAACTCGACGACATCTCGGGCAGCGGCCAGACGCATGTCGCGCACGAGCTGTGCACGGGCATCCCGCAGGCGCACCGGCGCAGCCTTACCGCCGAGAAGTGCGGCCACTACGGCATCTTCTCGGGCCGCCGCTGGCGCACGATCATCTATCCGCAACTGCGCGATTTCATCCGCGAGCATGCGTCGCAGCCGAAGAAGCCGGCGCCGCAGGCCGGCCCCACGCCGACTTCGCCTTCCACGCCGCGTCAGTCGACGTCGGGCCGCGAAACGGCGAGCGCCGCGCCCGCGAAGGCGGCCGCGCTCAGGCTGACGAGCGCGAAGCGCCCTGCCGCGAAAACCCGCGCGGCGAAGCCGGCCGCCGCCAAGCGCGCCGCGACGAAGGTCGCATCGGCGCGCGCGCGCAAGGTCGCCTGA